One genomic region from Bombus terrestris chromosome 15, iyBomTerr1.2, whole genome shotgun sequence encodes:
- the LOC100649947 gene encoding short/branched chain specific acyl-CoA dehydrogenase, mitochondrial — translation MNLFTSSIKQISRKMYSNRHLTTCVTQLHHCPGPLTQFTEEELLMKESVAKLAKEEIAPLVRKMEKEGKIDDAVVRALFENGLMGIEIPEKYSGSGCNFMTTVLTVEEIGKVCGAVAALVDIHNTLVNSLIVKVGTEEQKAKYLPRLAQEHAGSFCLTEPGSGSDAFSLKTEAKKDGSDYVINGTKMWISNSDIAGLFLVFANANPSAGYRGITTFFVERDTPGLTVAKPEDKLGIKASGTCMIHFDNVRVPEENILGKVGQGYKYAAKFLNEGRIGIGAQMIGIAQGCFDATIPYTLERKQFGKDIFSFQSMQHQIAQVATELECARLLVYNAARLVVAKRDVIKEAAMAKLVASETALRVTAKCIDFMGGVGFTTDFPQEKYFRDSKIGTIYEGTSNMQLSTIAKCIRQQYS, via the exons atgaatttatttacaTCTTCGATTAAGCAg ATATCACGAAAAATGTATAGCAATAGGCATCTGACCACCTGTGTAACACAATTACACCACTGTCCTGGCCCTTTAACTCAATTTACAGAAGAGGAACTTTTGATGAAAGAAAGTG TTGCTAAATTGGCTAAAGAGGAAATTGCTCCGCTTGTgcgaaaaatggaaaaagagggaaaaatagACGATGCTGTAGTACGAGCACTTTTCGAAAATGGT TTAATGGGCATCGAAATACCGGAGAAATACAGTGGTTCTGGGTGCAATTTCATGACAACGGTTTTAACCGTTGAAGAAATTGGCAAAGTTTGTGGAGCTGTGGCAGCTCTGGTCGATATTCATAATACCTTAGTGAACTCGTTAATTGTAAAAGTCGGCACGGAAGAACAGAAAGCAAAGTATCTGCCGAGATTAGCACAAGAACAC GCGGGAAGTTTTTGTCTTACGGAGCCTGGTTCAGGATCAGACGCCTTTTCTTTGAAAACCGAGGCAAAAAAGGATGGATCTGATTATGTTATAAACGGAACAAAAATGTGGATTTCAAATTCCGATATTGCGGGTTTGTTCCTTGTTTTCGCAAATGCGAATCCTTCTGCC GGATACCGTGGCATTACAACATTTTTTGTAGAACGAGATACACCTGGATTAACAGTCGCAAAACCTGAAGATAAGCTAGGAATTAAAGCATCGGGTACATGTATGATTCACTTCGACAATGTCAGA GTTCCTGAGGAAAATATTTTAGGAAAAGTTGGCCAAGGGTATAAATACGCtgcaaaatttttaaatgaagGACGAATTGGTATTGGAGCTCAAATGATTGGTATAGCACAAGGCTGCTTCGATGCTACCATACCATACACATTGGAAAGGAAACAATTTGGAAAAGACATATTCTCATTTCAA TCTATGCAACATCAAATTGCTCAAGTGGCCACTGAACTTGAATGTGCCAGGTTACTGGTTTACAATGCGGCCAGATTAGTCGTTGCCAAAAGAGATGTAATAAAAGAGGCTGCCATGGCAAAACTGGTTGCTTCCG AAACGGCTTTACGGGTTACCGCAAAATGCATCGACTTTATGGGTGGAGTAGGATTCACGACAGATTTTCctcaagaaaaatattttagagaTTCGAAAATTGGAACTATTTACGAAGGCACTAGTAATATGCAATTATCAACCATAGCCAAATGCATTCGTCAACAATATTCGTGA